gttctggaccaagatgaaggccaggaggcggggcatgcggcgtgacgcacgcggagcggcaggaggacggccatcggagtcaggtgcgtaggacacacatctgctcacaatctgcgcatctgctcctagactttaagagaggcgaGGGGGGCACGATTGCGAGAGGGAAGACAGGAAAGGAAAGGAAACCACGGCAGCCCGACCACGAGCCCGACGACAGAGAGCAGTCCGCAAcgagtccccgccacagacgcagcaggcgacCACCAAAGGGTGCAGCGCGTGCCAGCGCACTAGAAATGGgtgcgcccgactggcccgaagaaaggttgtTTGAACCAATAAatgggaatcaaacctgctacgatgcgtcgtgtgttcaatgtcacagcaacccacacgaggacggctgggagttTGTCACATACGTTTTTCCTGCAGCATTtggtaagtaataataataataggacatTTACTTGAAAATTAAAAGTAATTTGGCCTAATGTAGCTTCAATGGAATAGTTCAACATTTTCATATTCTAGCTTGTTGCCCTGCTCTCTGGTTTAAGATCCGTCGATAGAAACCATTCCTTTAACTGTGGATGTATTTTTGAAGAAGAATCAGCCAATGTTTCCTCATCGCTTGTTAGATTAGCTCAAATACTGGTAGTCTATTGGTAGCCTGCCTTCGCCAACAGTCAGAAGATAAACTTTACAACTCTATTCCGACGACATGCTGTTAGTTTTAAGTTGCAGAAGAGAAAACGACGTTGCTGATGAATGTCTGTTGAATATAAACTAAATTCACCCTGGCTCACAGTCGGCGGCGGCATACTAACACTTACAATTGACTGCTAGTTTTTGAGCTAAGCTTACTTGCGATGAACAATCTTCGCCTATTCCTTCCAAAATGCACAAACAGTTAAAATGAATGATTTCTGTTGCCTTGCCTTGAACCAGAGAGTGGAGCAACAAGCTAAACAACTATTACTATTTTAACATTTTGAGTAGgatctgattgtagctgagataggcaccagcaacccccgcgactccatagggaataagcggtacaaaatggatggatgaatggagtagGATCTCATAGCTGATGACAAAGATTTTATGCATAATACACTTTGTGTAGATTTCATTTTGTGCCCAGATTTGTTTTTGAAAGCCCAAATGTCATATTCTTTAGCCAAAGCATTTAACCATAAAGAAAAGTTCctgccccaatttttttttaatatttaatggTTAATGTTCTACCTTCAATTcatttgaaagtaatttaagggttttttccatttttttgaacaTTGTAAAATTGTAATCGTTCCCAGAAGATCCACACAATGACATCCTTTTGTTGGACCTAACACTCAATCATGCATGTGTTACTTACCCTCAGGAAAGTGACCCTGAAGAAAGAGTGCTCAGAGGCGTGTCTGTTGGCATCCTTACAATCCTTGAAGAAGATGATCCTGCTGTATCACCCAACTTGTGTTGGAAGGTTCCATGGTGCTACATGACCTGCCAGACCTCGGTACCGCCTTTGCATACCTCTTTGGCCTACTGTATGCCATCAACATTGATTATCCAAAGGAGATGAAGTACACTTTTGAAGCAATTCAGTCTATCTTTTTCCAGCTTGGCTCTCAgtgcggccctgcgatgaggtggcgacttgtccagggtgtaccctgcctgccgcccgattgtagctgagataggcgccagcgccccccgtgactccaaaagggaataagtggtagaaaatggatggatggatgggctctcagTGCTCTCAGCGGACAAGGTCTCTGAAAACAAAGCTTTTGCTGTGACTCTTAATGTGGAAGCCAACCTATGTTTTCTGCCTGTTCGAGTGCGTTGTGGTTGGTGCTCATATAAAACTTCACAGCCAGTGATTTAAAACATGCAAGGCCACACGGaaaacaattatatttattttcaaaatgcatTTACAATTAAGTGAGATAcacaattttttgaatttttttttttttcaaaatgtatttaaaattgagTGAGATTCACAAAACGCCATTATGCCACATAACCCGCCAGAACTCGGTACTGCCATTTGTTATGTAGCATATTGGTATTTTGTGAATCTCACTTAAATGTAGATATATCTTTTTCTTTACATTTAAGTGAAGTTGACAAGAGGTGCATATTCACTGTCAGCTGATCAAGTTTGTCAACTCTTCTAATTTACTAAACACATTTTCTCTATCTATGAAGATAATTCTATCATCAAATCATTACACAATTATATTGCCTGGCTGCTGTAAAAGCATTTATTTCTTAGCTTTTAACTTTCTTAGCTGGTTTATTCACTTTAAAGAAAATAGCTGGGAAAGTGTCAAGGTCTCTGACACACCCAATTGAACCCTTATGTTAAACATGTTTCTAAATGAGAAATAAACAAGGTTTTGGATATATTTTGATGTCtgctctttattttatttattcattcagcatttaaaaaaaaaattaccgcaACATAAATGTTACTTGACTTGTAAAGGAATTTTAGTAACTGAAGTAACAAGAATTTCCGAGTTAGTTGAAGGTGAAAATACATGGAATTGAAGCATGAAATTTATTGTTGGTCCGACGTGAATATAATAATTTGGTGAACAAGATCGAGTTGGTAAAACTCTTATCTAAACTTTGAAATCTTAGTTAAGTCAAGAACAGTAGTCAAAGTTCAACAAGAATATATGAGTTAGTTGAAGGTAAAAATATATGGAATTGAAGCATGAACTTTATTGTTGGTCCGACTTAAATATAATAATTTGGTGAACAAGAAGATCTGAGTTGACATAACTCTTATCTCAACTTGTAAATCTTAGTTAAGTCAACAATAGTAAAACGCAAAAATCTTGTTGCATCAAGTTACCTTGAAAATGTGggttttctcaactttttttttttttttttacaatgtaccggttggacgtgcccaaaacacctccatagggagaccttcgggtggcatcctgagcagatgcccgaaccacctcatctggctcctctccatgtggaggagcagcggctttactttgagttcctcccggatgacagagcttctcaccctatctctaaggtaaAGCCCCACCACTCATTCCGACCACttttacccatgatcttgtccttttggtcctaacccaaagctcatgactataggtgaggatgggaatgtagatcgaccagtaaattgagagctttgccttccggttcagctccttcttcaccacgtccgcattactgaagacgccacaccgtgaacaagactccgaggtacttgaactcctccacatgggagcagggtctcctccccaacccgcagatggcactccaccctcttccgaatgataacaatggactcggatttggaggtgctgattcccatcccagtcgcttcacactcggctgtgaaccgatccagtgagagctgaagatcctggccagatgaagccatcgggaccacatcatctgcaaaaagcagagacctaatactgcagccaccaaaccagatccccttaacaccttgactgcgcctagaaattatgtccatgaaagttttgaacagaatgggtgacaaagtccaaccctcactggaaacgccaCACCGTCCCGTTAATATTATGTATagtatatcaatatatgtgtatatatacatgaatatacacatgtatgggttttatatatatatatatatatatatatatatatatatatatatatatatatatatatatataaatggtaaatgtttgtacttgtatagcgcttttctacctctttttaaggagcccaaagcgctttgatagtatttctccattcacacacacattcacacactgatggcaggagctgccatgcaaggcgctaaccaggatccatcaggagcaagggtgaagtgtcttgcttaaggacacaacggacgtgactaggatggtagaaggtggggacatatacatatcttgattggattatccagagaatagtgctcgataccgtggtagagcgcaatatgtaggtgtgggaaaaatcacaagactacttcatctctacagaactgttttatgaggggttccctcaatcatcaggagattttaatggaagcattcacatacaatggtttatatagggcacagagtgggtgggtacaggcaggcgtagggtgtggtgattggctcatgtgttacctgggaggtgtttccgtctgtgacggcatgctgagatgatttcactgtgcttgttgagTGATGAtgggtctgggtgatatataataaacagtctctcttttaagcataggttgcatcttttattaccactgttgtaaggtgtgctggatgcaagagtttgccatgttattgaatattcaacattattgtctttgaggttccaaatgtgcttgctgagttctgtggaatattatatatatatatatatatatatatatatatatatatatatatatatatatatatatatatatatatatatatatatatatatatatatatatatatatatatatatatatatatatatatatatatatatatatatatattttatccaattgtggccctcgagtcaaaacgtTTAGAGACTGCACTGGCCTTTCTAGAGCTTTTCAGGTCTTTAGTATTCACATTGAGTTTAAAACATGTTCTACAACCTGTCACTATTTACACTTCACACACCCTCTGTTACGGTGTGGTCGCATCGTGGATGTGGGAGGAGGGCAACCTCTTGATGCCAAAGGACCCGGAGCAAGCAGGATGAAGGTAGGAACTGGTTCTAATATAGAAATCCAAAATAACACATGACAAAAGGGTAAAATAAAGGTGCGCCAAAGCATGGGaaataaaatgctaatgttagcaagggtTGAGTTCAAAGTCCAaagcagcgcgagccgagcgcgcagaggctaagctaaaacttagcgaggaacaaacaaaaggctcgGGAGGAAACAACCTAACTGTTGCATTGAGCAAGCAAAACGTCCAGAATGAACTCAGGTAGCAGGCGGACTTAAATACTAACACAACAATCAAAAGCAGGTGTGCGTCCGAAAGTAAGAGCAGGTGGAGCGAAtgaagtagccatggtgacaaaaacaaacaaggaagtgctcaaacaatggGATCGGCGGAGTCCAAACATaagaaaatacacaaaagcaaacaacaaatGAATCGTAACACGTggccatctccacctctccaatgtccttctttcaacccttaaccagtgtcatcaaactaatatccTTCATGTCTTCATCTGACTTCAATTCATATATAATCTTGCAATTATCCACCATCATCTTTTCCCACCTTTCTACTCTTTTAGTGCGCTactttccttcatgacctcctctctgcttctttcctctctcccctctgttCCTATCCacgtccataccttcctcatacatcccCTCCATATATCCACTTCCATCTCTTTTTaaccagctaccagaaatccagaGCTGGGTAATGGAGaagttttgtgaaataataaaaaaaaaatattcacctaaaagcaaaaataaaaatgaactaaatctcctctgttctgtacatcattgtccaagtgacattatattgtcatcttcctctttatgccatttcctcaaggtgatgtTATGTATCGACAAGGGGGAAGGAGACCGCACAACAACAGGAGGTATAGCTCAACGGGTTTATTGAGTCTTTAatgaatacgtggagtgtgtatgcaactatgtgtgtggatgttagactatgtgtggaaattaaaggggaacattatcaccagacttatgtaagtgtcaatatataccttgatggtgcagaaaaaaaagaccatacatttttttaaccggtttccaaactctaaatgggtgaattttggccaattaaacgcctttctgtttatcaatcaatcaatcaatgtttacttatatagccctaaatcactagtgtctcaaagggctgcacaaaccaccacgacatcctcggtaggcccacataagggcaaggaaaactcacacctagtgggacatcggtgacaataatgacccagtgggacgtcggtgacaatgatgactatgagatccttagagaggaggaaagcaatggatgtcgagcgggtctaacatgatactgtgaaagttcaatccacaatggatccaacacagtcgcgagagtccagtccaaagcggatccaacacagcagcgagagtcccgttcacagcggagccagcaggaaaccatcccaagcgtaggcggaccagcagcgcagagatgtccccagccgatacacaggcaagcagtacatggccaccggatcggaccggaccccctccacaggggagagtgggacatagaagaaaaataaaagaaacagcagatcaactggtctaaaaagggagtctatttaaaggctagagtatacaaatgagttttaaggtgagacttaaatgcttctactgaggtgggacGTCGCTCTGTGGTGAACTTAACATCGccgaggtaataaagccgccattttaattttcaacacattgcaaacattgggtctcagctctgttattttccgtttttttgacaattttttggaacgttggagacatcatgcctcgtcggtgtgttgttggagggtgtaacaacactaacagggagggattcaagttgcaccactggcccgaagatgcgaaagtggcaagaaatctgctgccagacccccattgaatgtgccggagtgtctgcacattttaccggcgatgctaagggagacatggcacagagatgtatggataacctgcagatgcatttgcaaagataaagtcaacgaaatcacaaaggtgagttttgttgatgttgtttacttatgtgctaatcagacatatttggtcgcagcgtgactgccagctaatcgatgctaacatgctatgctaatcaatgctaatcaatgctaacatgctatttaccggcggtgctaaagcagacatggcacagagatgtatggataacctgcagatgcatttgcaacaatattacgtttccttccacccacatttaatgcgaaaaaaacacttaccaattgacggatttaagttgctcgagtgtcacaagatgggaaagtcctgatcgtttggtctgcacattttaccggcaatgctaacgcagctattcggccatgctatggttatgagtagtgtcaatagctattcgctcaacagcttcagtttttatctcaatacttttatactccaaccatctgtttcaatacatgcgtaatctgttgaatcgcgtaagccgctgaaatcagagtctgaatccaagctaatgtcgctatatcttgctgtgatatTCGTCatggtttgtttgtattggcagcactgtatgacgtcacaggaagatGAACAGTGTCAAGGCaaggagcgaaaaaaaggcactttgaagcttttttttagggatattccgggaccggtaaaattttgaaaaaaacaagccactgagaactgatttttattgtttttaacccttttgaaattgtgataatgttcccctttaacacaatgtgaattaccgtgggtttgttgaaggtgtgtgttggTTGTGGCAGCGTCCAAGTCCAGAGAGGAAGATCCCAAAGGGTTCGTGATCCAAGCAAGGTCCCTGGGGCAGGAGAGAAGCGTCCGAGGTCCAAATCCGGGTGTGGGGTCGAGAATCAAGGGAGGCAATCAGAATCCGGGTAGAAGTGCAAGGCAACGACTGAGGCACGAAGGCTGTGGGAACAGGAgaagacaaaaggacaaaatCAGGGCCAGGCACAAGGAAGGCAACAACAGACAAGAGAGAAAGCACAAGAGGGGAGCCAGAGATGCGAGAACTTACTGTAACCAGGGCTACGTTCCCACGAGAAGCAGTCAGCGACGAAGCTCTTTATTCTGTCGcctctcattagtcccaggtgtgtcGTTGGTAGATTGCCACCTGCTGTGTCTGCGCAACGAGCATGGGGGCGTGTCCTGCTTGGCTCACAATGGAGCCTCTTGGTGTTCccacagcagacagtgtgtgtgccatgacaggtgacagaaaaacatgatacaacctgcctatcgtgtgattctaccatgttagcaaaatacaaacacacaatatattgacatatataacacataaaacatggaattagaagtgaacagtacccatccctaccagcaagtgttgttgtactggaaactaatttacaaacacaacttcatcacacacaatactccactatggaattgttcttatactaaaatgagaaacaaatccatctttgtacagcaatggtttgaaaaaggcatttggtcactgatgcacttattgactgataaaaaatatttcaatatttgaaGATTTTATTAAGTACGAcctgtgaataaaaaaatattacaaaattgaTAAAggctttttctttaaaaatattctaCTTGCTGCATATtatctttttaaattatttactatttctgttttactgtattttctctggaacaaaaaataCTCATAACTTGAAAGTTTGCATGCTTCCTAAGGCAAAGgagttaatttaagaaaaaaaaaacggaattaaccacttgaaattatttttacaatgttcttttgcaattgaagacaacacttgttcgtttttgtgatagggaaacaaaataaacagtttattttatgaatgtatgcaaagtgggatgatgtacaatattggcttttgcctgacactccaaactttgactgatattgatgttttggggatgttaaaataaaacaaaaaacctaaaaaacatttaaaacacaatacttgatttatttaatatatccacaaatgtaaaaacttagccatccttccacaaataaatctgccattttctctcacttttatactgcataaaggtctggggacatacatataaaataatcacaacacaatcatcataatacagagtaataacaataatgaataaaatagattaaagaGAACCAACAGATGATtcaaaaagtcacacattttaaaattgtattgttgAAACGATGTATAAAGTAATTAATAacatgcttcctgaagtggtccagaagatgtttcagatgtgaaccagtacatatgtatatcatataaaggtgataatctatgggattattaacaattagaaatacaaatatgtaacaatttcatatttcatatgaataagtctaaaattATATGTTgaatatacagaatatatatacacacacacacataaaatgtttattgcatgtaaaatatttCCCGTACTGTTTACTCCCACCTTTTTACTTAAATTGTTCTGTCCATTttataataaaagtacacaatattgcatattaatgtatgtgcttgactgaaaaaagcactaatataaaatatctaatctataaatgtagaatcatataaaaaatattgttagacaaacaacaatgtcacacatgttatatgtgctgatgttgttagaaagtcaaaatgaaagtctggacagtttatttcaaatcctgcagtttcatttgctgctgctgttctcaccagcacacttgtgtttcttacactggtacttagaagacaatctttcaccacacacactgcaactcaacactttctctcctgggtgtcttctcatgtgtcttacaagggttgatcggtcaccaaagcttctgttgcagattgaacaggaatgtgatttttcaccagtgtgtgttctcatgtgtcttttcatatTCTGACTTgcagtaaaacctttaccacaggttgaacaagaaacaggtttttcaccagtgtgtgttctcatgtgtactttcaaatcgtgactttgtgtaaaacctttaccacaggttgaacaggaaaaaggtttttcaccagtgtgtcttctcatgtgtcttttcaaattctgactttctataaaacttttaccacaaattgaacagggaaaaggtttttcaccagggtgtcttctcatgtgtactttcaaactctgactttctgtaaaacctttaccacagattaaacaggaaaaatgtttttcaccagtgtgtgttctcatgtgtcttttcaaattctgactttctataaaacttttaccacaaattgaacagggaaaaggtttttcaccagcgtgtgttctcgtgtgtactttcaaattgcgactttctctaaaacttttaccacaaattgaacagggaaaggtttttcaccagtgtgtgttcttgtgtgtctTTTCAAACATTGACTGctagtaaaacctttaccacagattgaacaaacaaaaggtttttcaccagtgtgtcttctcatgtgtactttcaaactctgactttctgtaaaacctttaccacagattgaacaggaaaaaggtttttcaccagtgtgtattctcatgtgtcttttcaatttgctactgtgtgtaaaacctttaccacaggttgaacaggaaaaatgtttttcaccagtgtgtgttctcatgtgtactttaaaatctggcctctgagtaaaatctttaccgcagattgaacatgaaaaaggtttttctccagtgtgtgttctcatgtgtcttttcagactactacggtatttaaatgttttgtgacagtgagaagatgtgaagtgagtgttgtcagtgtgacatgtcttatcatctttagagtcttcatcatcagtgtcaggagagtgtgacgttgtgtcctcactatctgatagtggagctaagagcttgtctgcttgtgatcctccacagtggtctccatcagcttctgttgtcatgtgttgtgttgagctgctgcttggaggctccccccctcccctctcctcactttcacctttcacctcatcatcttcactcttcacagggacaccagtcactgggaactcctccaaccatttaggctgactgatgccctcttcctcctcttcctctttaatgtgcggcgcctcttggtcctcttcttcctctttcctTTTAATGTGAGGGATCAGCTGGTTCTTTTGCTCCTTAAAGTAAGGGGTCagtaggtcctcctcttcctttttgatgtgtaagatgagtgggtcctccgcttgccctttaatgtgaagggtcagtttaacattatgggtctgtggcgtctcgtcttcctctttaatgtgggggggctttGACTCCTCTCCTTtttctttgatgtgttgggaatgtggtaccttttcttcctcgtgtatgtggggggactgtggttcctcctcctcctcatgaggaagatgttcttcatcgatgtctgcgggacaggagaaaacaaacattcttcagaaaagtccagctttactcagtcacatgagacattgtcctgcaccaacatatgatctcacaatctcatcagtttcccctcacagcagtcagggtacttccagctgacacatgaagaagactttCAGGtgaatgccttcccaggccaacgttcaatccaccttattcatataaaaacatcctaaaagtcattcctgcaatccttaatggtagacgccatatgtgaaagtgtgctgttctccctctgaataagtcatacacacacaggaaataatgtaccacatgccagcctccacgcagtagtactagtgatgagctccccctgctggtggacaatattTACTGTGagtttcacattcatctttagagacatgtctgtcataaaagaagcatgagcacagtcaacatgttggccaagaaagatgacatctattttactttcatttagatagtgtcaccacagttaaactgggaagaagtaatcagattactgactacaccaTCAAAAGATAACTTGATTACATtattaataatggattatattaatttactgcatttctagacactcaaattgtgagagtgagaactgagaaggcatcattcatgcagtccacacattcagtCAAAATCAGTatcagacataccgtatttccttgaattgccgccgggtatatagtatgcgcctgcctagaattattgccgggtcaaacttgtttcgcaaactatttagcgcgtgcttagcattaccgccggctcaggattaacgccgagtcaaactcgtttcgccaaataattagcatatgcctagaattcccgtcgggtcaaacttgtcacgtcacgagtgacacttcacctgtcatcattttcaaaatggaggagaatgatttcaataatttgaaatcgcataaagggaagacgattaagagctattcaataggatttaaggtccaagctattgaatatgctaaaaagaacagtaagcagcgtgctgcgtgtgtcaaatatgagtcattaaatgactcccgcctcctggtggtagagggcgctagtgatccttcttgcgactactcggctgaagaagaagtgacaacaagcagcaagagtgagcagcgtgtgtttattttttcctctcgcttgcacttttaacatggaggattacatatctaaaataaaacagttttctaaactggactttcaatcgaagcaggaggtaataaaggaaaatctccatcgagacagagaaacttttaaaactgaggaaaggaagacttctataaacaagttatcgatgcttttgatcagaaggaactgcgcatggacttcatttataagtaaatgtaagaccataataacgtttttttttattaaatgtgattttcatgatggcatccttacatcacactcaaatttttaagcgcaggactAGTTTCACCGCATGCCTTCtttaaatgccggagtgagaagaggttttaaaataattagcgcatgcttgcctttaccgcatgcctttggtaaacgacggtgtgagaagaggttttaaaataattatcaccccgacggaaattcaaggaaatacggtactttatttaATCCTCAAGGGGAAGTTAAAATTTTCAGCaatatggtaagctacatttaataataataataataataataataagtagatgaggcaattgttcaaggaattgtgtgtgaatgctccaatgctgaaatt
This genomic window from Nerophis ophidion isolate RoL-2023_Sa unplaced genomic scaffold, RoL_Noph_v1.0 HiC_scaffold_87, whole genome shotgun sequence contains:
- the LOC133547318 gene encoding zinc finger protein 180-like; its protein translation is MCESRIAKYEEELCPTKEEKERQHQLLDAVFKKHQVVLHRTDIDEEHLPHEEEEEPQSPHIHEEEKVPHSQHIKEKGEESKPPHIKEEDETPQTHNVKLTLHIKGQAEDPLILHIKKEEEDLLTPYFKEQKNQLIPHIKRKEEEEDQEAPHIKEEEEEEGISQPKWLEEFPVTGVPVKSEDDEVKGESEERGGGEPPSSSSTQHMTTEADGDHCGGSQADKLLAPLSDSEDTTSHSPDTDDEDSKDDKTCHTDNTHFTSSHCHKTFKYRSSLKRHMRTHTGEKPFSCSICGKDFTQRPDFKVHMRTHTGEKHFSCSTCGKGFTHSSKLKRHMRIHTGEKPFSCSICGKGFTESQSLKVHMRRHTGEKPFVCSICGKGFTSSQCLKRHTRTHTGEKPFPVQFVVKVLEKVAI